A stretch of DNA from Vicingus serpentipes:
ACAACAGACACAGCTGCAAGTTTAAGAGCAATAGAAATTGAAGCAGATGTGATTTTAAAAGGAACTAGAGTTGATGGGATTTATACAGCAGATCCAGAAAAAGATCCAACAGCAACTAAATATGACTCCATTACTTTTGATGAAGTTTATGAAAAAGGTCTGAATGTAATGGATATGACAGCATTTACATTATGTAAAGAAAATGACTTACCAATTATTGTTTTTGATATGGACACGCCAGGGAACCTGAAAAAAGTTATCGCTCAACAAGAACAAATAGGAACAGTCGTAAAATTATAATTTTAGTTATTTTTGATAAAAATTTATCATTATGAACGAAGACGTACAATTTATACTTGATTCAACTAAAGAGGCAATGGAAGCAGCTTTAGTTCATCTTGAAAAGCAATTACAAAAAATACGTGCGGGAAAAGCTAGTCCAATGATGCTTAGTAGCGTTATGGTTGACTATTATGGCTCAATGACTCCTTTATCTCAAGTTGCAAACGTAAACACCTTAGATGGTAGAACAATCTCTGTTCAACCATGGGAGAAGAGTATGACTCAACCAATTGAAACAGCTATTATAAATGCAAACTTAGGTCTAAATCCACAAAATAATGGAGAAAGCATTTTAATTAATGTGCCTATGCTAACAGAAGAGCGTAGGAGAGATTTAACTAAACAAGCGAAAGCGGAAGGAGAGCATGCAAAAGTTGGAGTTAGAAATTCTCGTAAAGATGCAAATGATGAAATAAAAAAATTGAATAACGATGGTTTAAGCGATGACATGAGTAAAGATGCTGAAGCAAGTGTTCAAAAACTTACCGATACTTTTATTGCTAAAGTTGATGCTTTAATTGATGCTAAAGAAAAAGATATTATGACTATTTAAAATAGTTTATTTTGATTACTAAAAATCCCATTGATTAATTTCTCTGGGATTTTTTTTTTGTGTAAATCTGATTAACTTCGTTAACAATAATTTTTAAAATGAGCATAAAAGCTTCCCTTAGTTTACTTTACGCTAAATTCGTTTGCAATAAAATTGCAAAATGGAGCAATAACCCAATTGTTTCTCAAGAAAAAGTTTTTACAACCCTTATTAAACAAGGGGGAAATACAGAATTCGGAAAAGATCATAATTTCCAAATGATAACAGACTATGAATCATTTAAAAAAAATGTTCCTGTTAAAGATTATGAAGATTTAAAACCCTACATCGAAAAAATAAAAGCAGGACAAGAAAATATATTGTGGCCTGGCTTACCTAATTACTTTTCTAAAACCTCAGGCACTACTTCAGGAGCTAAATATATTCCAAACACAGTAGAATCGTTAAACGAACAGATCAAAGCAGCTAAAAATGCTATTTTATGTTACATCAACGAAACCAAAAAAACTGATTTTGTTAATGGTAAAATGATTTTTCTACAAGGAAGTCCTGAATTAGATAATTCGCTTAAAGTTCCTGTTGGAAGATTATCCGGCATAGTAGCTCATCATGTTCCTAGTTACTTACAAAAAAACAGGTTGCCTTCTTATGAAACCAATTGTATAGATGATTGGGAAACTAAGATAAGTGCAATAATTAAAGAGACTGTAAATGAAAAAATGACCCTAATTTCTGGTATTCCGCCATGGGTTCAAATGTATTTTGACAAGCTGATAGAAACTACCGGAAAAAGAAACATTGCGGAAATATTTCCTGAATTTTCGTTGTTTATTTATGGGGGAGTAAATTTTGAGCCTTATCGAGCAAAATTTGAAAGCACAATTGGAAAACATATCGACAGCATAGAAACCTATCCAGCATCTGAAGGGTTTATTGCTTTTCAAGACTCTCAAAAAGAAGAAGGATTATTGCTAAACATAAATGCAGGTATCTTTTTTGAATTTATTCCTGCTGATGAATATTTTGATGAAAATCCTTCTCGAATTTCATTAAAAGATGTAGAGCTAAATAAAAATTATGCTTTAATCTTAAATACCAATGCAGG
This window harbors:
- a CDS encoding GH3 auxin-responsive promoter family protein; this translates as MSIKASLSLLYAKFVCNKIAKWSNNPIVSQEKVFTTLIKQGGNTEFGKDHNFQMITDYESFKKNVPVKDYEDLKPYIEKIKAGQENILWPGLPNYFSKTSGTTSGAKYIPNTVESLNEQIKAAKNAILCYINETKKTDFVNGKMIFLQGSPELDNSLKVPVGRLSGIVAHHVPSYLQKNRLPSYETNCIDDWETKISAIIKETVNEKMTLISGIPPWVQMYFDKLIETTGKRNIAEIFPEFSLFIYGGVNFEPYRAKFESTIGKHIDSIETYPASEGFIAFQDSQKEEGLLLNINAGIFFEFIPADEYFDENPSRISLKDVELNKNYALILNTNAGLWGYSIGDTVKFVSLNPYRIVVSGRIKHFTSAFGEHVIGEEVDYALQKATEELKIEVKEYHVAPQVNPPEGGIAYHEWFVEFTTEGVDLKNIANKIDTLLQGKNSYYKDLRIGDMLSTLKITPLKPNAFNDYMKSIGKLGGQNKLPRLSNDRKIADELTPFKI
- the frr gene encoding ribosome recycling factor produces the protein MNEDVQFILDSTKEAMEAALVHLEKQLQKIRAGKASPMMLSSVMVDYYGSMTPLSQVANVNTLDGRTISVQPWEKSMTQPIETAIINANLGLNPQNNGESILINVPMLTEERRRDLTKQAKAEGEHAKVGVRNSRKDANDEIKKLNNDGLSDDMSKDAEASVQKLTDTFIAKVDALIDAKEKDIMTI